A window from Rhineura floridana isolate rRhiFlo1 chromosome 19, rRhiFlo1.hap2, whole genome shotgun sequence encodes these proteins:
- the DGCR6 gene encoding protein DGCR6, with product MARFGTGFAYEDAAAAAAGTGLAGAGAGERQARQQARHYQLLSELQALVKELPSSSQQRLSYTILSDLALALIDGTVFEIVQGLLEIQHLTERNLYNQRLKLHNEHRVLKQEMHHKHKEAQQSCKPHNLPLLKAAQQREQEAMEQRIHDEQQMMDEKIVLELDQKVVDQQSTLEKAGVSGFYITTNPQELTLQMNLLELIRKLQQKELQPRKPFS from the exons ATGGCGCGCTTCGGGACGGGCTTCGCCTACGAggacgccgccgccgccgctgcgggGACAGGCCTCGCCGGAGCCGGCGCGGGCGAGCGGCAGGCCCGGCAGCAGGCGCGCCACTACCAGCTCCTCTCCGAGCTGCAGGCCCTCGTCAAGGAGCTGCCCAG CTCTTCCCAGCAGAGGCTGTCATACACCATCCTCAGTGACCTGGCATTGGCTCTCATTGATGGGACAGTCTTTGAGATTGTCCAGGGCCTACTGGAGATCCAGCACCTGACGGAAAGAAACCTCTACAACCAGCGGCTCAAGCTGCACAATGAACACCGAG TTCTCAAGCAGGAGATGCACCATAAGCACAAGGAGGCGCAGCAGTCCTGCAAGCCTCACAACTTGCCCCTCCTCAAAGCAGCCCAGCAGAGGGAGCAGGAG GCCATGGAGCAGCGGATTCATGATGAACAGCAGATGATGGATGAGAAAATAGTCCTGGAGCTGGATCAGAAAGTTGTTGACCAGCAGAGCACGCTGGAGAAAGCTGGCGTCTCTGGGTTTTATATTACAACAAACCctcag GAACTGACTCTCCAGATGAATCTGTTGGAGCTAATTCGAAAGCTGCAGCAAAAGGAATTGCAGCCAAGAAAGCCTTTCTCTTGA